One Algibacter sp. L3A6 genomic region harbors:
- a CDS encoding sulfatase-like hydrolase/transferase: MSNRKNLIKIFALLLLVSLSSCKENEKKEVVKAESKKPNILFLFTDDQRAGTIEAMHKYGVKTPNMDKLVENGTSFTNSYILGATTAAVCSPSRAMLMTGRHYFNIEPNVYAQFAFPKEEKGKSDLLTFPEYFKANGYETFATGKQHNGEIWLEHGFNQIKSAFLGGMTTHFGTKVKDYTPETGWSATYQDKEKFSSEVFADAAVGFLDSYKEKDPFLMYVAFTAPHDPRTAPQEFHDMYPTEDMTVPENFMPEHPFEIADDRIRDEVLAPFPRTEAIIQKEISDYYAMITATDAQIGRVLKALKASGQAENTIIVFAGDNGLALGQHGLLGKQNVYEHSVGVPLIFCGPNIPKNQKTDALAYLHDVFPTLCGLTGLEIPKSIQTEDLTPVIKGEKKEVRNSMLYAYNSWPGDLLNKNRKHNPGGGHRAVRKGDYKLIVSAKHEVFTYQLFNVKEDSWELNNLIDDEKFKTIKDDLMSELQILIDETGDPAELDKNEFGLFDDIEAYNFKKK; the protein is encoded by the coding sequence ATGAGTAATAGAAAAAACCTAATAAAAATATTTGCTTTACTACTTTTAGTAAGTCTTTCATCTTGTAAAGAGAATGAAAAAAAAGAAGTTGTAAAAGCAGAAAGTAAAAAGCCAAACATCCTTTTCTTATTTACAGACGATCAACGTGCTGGTACTATAGAAGCCATGCATAAATACGGTGTAAAAACACCAAATATGGATAAACTGGTAGAAAATGGAACATCGTTTACCAACTCTTATATTTTAGGAGCAACAACGGCGGCTGTTTGTTCTCCAAGTAGAGCGATGTTAATGACTGGGCGTCACTATTTCAATATAGAACCCAATGTTTATGCGCAATTTGCTTTTCCGAAGGAAGAAAAAGGAAAAAGTGATTTATTAACCTTTCCAGAATATTTTAAAGCTAACGGTTACGAAACTTTTGCGACAGGAAAACAACACAATGGTGAAATTTGGCTAGAGCATGGTTTCAATCAAATAAAATCAGCCTTTTTAGGAGGTATGACTACACATTTTGGAACTAAAGTAAAAGATTACACACCAGAAACGGGATGGTCTGCTACTTATCAAGATAAAGAAAAATTTAGTAGTGAAGTTTTTGCAGATGCCGCTGTTGGTTTTTTAGATAGTTATAAAGAAAAGGATCCGTTTTTAATGTATGTTGCCTTTACTGCTCCACACGACCCAAGAACTGCGCCTCAGGAATTTCATGATATGTACCCTACTGAAGACATGACCGTGCCAGAAAACTTTATGCCTGAGCATCCTTTTGAAATTGCTGATGATAGAATTAGAGATGAAGTTTTAGCGCCTTTTCCAAGAACAGAAGCTATTATTCAAAAAGAAATATCAGATTATTATGCCATGATTACGGCTACCGATGCACAAATTGGTCGCGTTTTAAAAGCTCTAAAAGCTTCTGGACAAGCAGAGAACACTATTATTGTTTTTGCCGGAGATAACGGTTTAGCTTTAGGACAACATGGTTTATTAGGAAAACAAAATGTGTATGAACATAGTGTTGGTGTACCTTTAATTTTTTGTGGACCAAACATTCCTAAAAATCAAAAAACCGATGCCCTAGCCTATTTACACGATGTGTTTCCTACGCTATGTGGTTTAACTGGACTAGAGATTCCTAAATCTATTCAAACAGAAGATTTAACACCAGTTATCAAAGGTGAAAAGAAAGAAGTAAGAAACAGTATGCTGTATGCCTATAATTCTTGGCCTGGAGATTTATTAAACAAAAACAGAAAACATAATCCTGGTGGCGGTCACCGCGCGGTTCGTAAAGGCGATTACAAATTAATTGTAAGTGCAAAGCATGAAGTTTTCACCTATCAATTATTCAATGTAAAAGAAGATTCTTGGGAGCTTAATAATCTAATAGACGATGAAAAATTCAAAACTATTAAAGATGATTTAATGTCAGAATTACAAATTCTTATTGATGAAACAGGCGATCCTGCAGAATTAGATAAAAATGAATTTGGACTATTTGATGATATTGAAGCTTACAACTTTAAAAAAAAATAA
- a CDS encoding DUF5703 domain-containing protein, translated as MKFKITSILICLCLVSIKLYSQSISVDEYNVSWTEKSKIASDAMPLGNGTTGALVSVLEDGHIWISVRHIDAWSEAHRLLKLGDVEVEVSPNPFEKTFKQELVLNNGVIYLEGDDGFKSKIWIDKNSEIIHIENNADSKFKLNVKLHDWRDEAQIIKETNLKGIPGGITESADVIVADNNKAITWYHRNTNTKAFDWTIKALEIPKPDNLDNVLENRTFGAMIIGDKMTNTSSTSMVSKARKCNHLKIHTLNKRVESADKWLSLIDNEASTKENLKLNWENHVSWWNNFWKSSYIHLSGFKEAKQTSAGYAYTMYLNAMAGEGEFPIIWNGSMFAPDLNEVLQRNHTGIKHFKDKDHRSWGNLMLHQNVRLPFYSMNAAGQFKYANSFINLYMRGFDLMKEHSNTVFGHEGTVIRESTTLWGVIAPGVYGIDRTGLEPGQQQSQWHRTHWNAGLEVAWYLSERFDYTQDETFATEEFIPFASEIVKFFDLHWPHKDGKLYFPDVHVLESFRDADNPMPFIAGLRSVLNRLLNLPEHLTTKADRTYWKELLARVPEVPTRMRNGTKILANAEVIKSKKANVEVAELYSVFPYHLYGVGLPDLKMAQDTYKNRTTLVNDVGGQNPKWAPGYIRGGWHPEAIMAAMVGLTDSVQKEVVWALHRPVPEQRYPGFFMSTHDGTPDVQHSSVAATALQRMILQNVENKIVLLPAFPSNWNCEFKLYAKQNTIVEGTVVNGEIKELKITPSDRKKDVFIGQELRTPEPNIWD; from the coding sequence ATGAAATTTAAAATCACATCTATATTAATCTGTCTATGTTTGGTATCAATTAAGTTATATAGCCAAAGCATATCTGTAGATGAATACAACGTTTCTTGGACAGAGAAAAGTAAAATAGCTTCTGATGCCATGCCACTTGGTAATGGAACAACAGGTGCTTTAGTTTCTGTTTTGGAAGATGGCCATATTTGGATTTCTGTTAGACATATTGATGCTTGGTCTGAAGCGCACCGACTTTTAAAATTAGGAGATGTAGAAGTTGAAGTGTCTCCAAACCCTTTCGAAAAGACATTTAAACAAGAACTTGTTTTAAATAATGGTGTCATTTATTTAGAAGGCGACGATGGTTTTAAATCTAAAATTTGGATTGATAAAAATAGTGAAATCATTCATATTGAAAACAATGCAGATTCAAAATTTAAATTGAATGTAAAACTTCATGATTGGAGAGATGAAGCTCAAATTATTAAAGAAACAAATCTTAAAGGCATTCCTGGTGGAATAACCGAATCTGCTGATGTTATTGTTGCAGATAATAACAAAGCAATTACTTGGTATCATAGAAACACTAATACAAAAGCTTTCGATTGGACAATAAAAGCTCTTGAAATTCCGAAACCAGATAACTTAGATAATGTTTTAGAAAACCGAACTTTTGGTGCTATGATAATTGGTGATAAAATGACCAATACATCAAGCACTAGCATGGTTTCTAAAGCGCGTAAGTGTAATCATTTAAAAATTCATACACTTAACAAACGTGTTGAAAGCGCTGATAAATGGTTATCTCTAATTGATAATGAAGCTTCAACGAAAGAAAATCTAAAATTAAATTGGGAAAACCATGTAAGTTGGTGGAACAATTTCTGGAAAAGTAGTTACATTCATTTAAGCGGTTTTAAAGAAGCAAAACAAACGAGTGCAGGTTACGCTTACACCATGTATTTAAATGCTATGGCCGGAGAAGGTGAATTCCCTATAATTTGGAATGGCTCTATGTTTGCTCCTGATTTAAACGAAGTTTTACAAAGAAACCATACAGGCATAAAACATTTTAAAGATAAAGACCATCGCTCATGGGGTAACTTGATGTTGCATCAAAATGTGCGCTTACCCTTTTACTCCATGAACGCTGCTGGGCAATTTAAATATGCCAATTCTTTTATCAACCTATACATGAGAGGTTTTGATTTAATGAAAGAACATTCAAATACCGTTTTTGGTCATGAAGGTACGGTAATTAGAGAATCAACAACACTATGGGGAGTTATTGCTCCGGGTGTATATGGAATAGACAGAACAGGTTTAGAACCAGGACAACAACAATCTCAATGGCATAGAACACACTGGAATGCAGGTTTGGAAGTAGCTTGGTATTTATCAGAACGTTTTGATTATACACAAGATGAAACTTTTGCAACAGAAGAGTTTATCCCTTTTGCTTCAGAAATTGTAAAGTTTTTCGATTTACATTGGCCACATAAAGACGGGAAATTATACTTCCCAGATGTTCATGTACTAGAATCGTTTCGCGATGCAGATAATCCCATGCCATTTATTGCAGGTTTACGCTCTGTGTTGAATCGCTTACTTAATTTACCAGAACATTTAACTACTAAAGCAGATAGAACTTACTGGAAAGAATTATTGGCTCGAGTTCCTGAAGTTCCTACGCGAATGAGAAACGGAACTAAAATTTTGGCAAATGCTGAAGTTATAAAATCTAAAAAAGCAAATGTAGAAGTTGCAGAATTGTATTCTGTTTTTCCATATCACTTATATGGTGTTGGTTTGCCCGATTTAAAAATGGCGCAAGACACTTATAAAAATAGAACGACTTTAGTAAATGATGTTGGCGGACAAAATCCAAAATGGGCACCAGGTTACATTCGTGGTGGCTGGCATCCAGAAGCTATTATGGCTGCAATGGTTGGCTTAACAGATTCTGTTCAAAAAGAAGTCGTTTGGGCACTACATCGCCCTGTTCCAGAGCAACGTTATCCAGGTTTTTTCATGTCTACTCACGACGGAACGCCAGATGTACAACATTCATCAGTAGCAGCAACAGCGTTGCAACGCATGATTTTACAAAATGTAGAAAATAAAATAGTGCTTTTACCTGCCTTTCCTTCAAACTGGAACTGTGAATTTAAATTGTATGCAAAACAAAATACCATTGTTGAGGGTACTGTTGTAAATGGAGAAATTAAAGAACTTAAAATAACACCTTCCGATAGAAAAAAAGATGTTTTTATTGGTCAAGAATTAAGAACTCCCGAACCTAACATTTGGGATTAA
- a CDS encoding alpha-L-fucosidase: MIKQHTILFTLLLLITFGFAQEPVNYLEESEADFTKRMQWFTDAKYGMFIHFGLYSQLGGIYKGNEEGRYAEWIQSNQDIPVNEYAKLIKTWNPKDFNASKIVKLAKKAGMKYLIITTKHHEGFSLWDSEFTDFDIAESPMKGRDFVKELSDACKKEGIHFGTYYSIIDWHHPSQVVKIDEKTKKNNWGQISMKSDRKAEYVNYMKNQIKELIENYDSEIIWFDADWIDWWTLEDGKDLYQYIRTLKPSIIINNRVAKRKIFKKDFGTPEQFHLEDKVDYYWEACYTLNDSWGYKIKDTDWKTPEVVYAKLKDINGKGGNLLLNIGPDGDGNVPKESVNILVEVGKMLKKEAK; the protein is encoded by the coding sequence TTGATAAAACAGCACACCATTTTATTTACACTTCTATTATTAATAACCTTTGGCTTTGCCCAGGAGCCAGTTAATTATTTAGAAGAGTCTGAAGCCGATTTCACCAAAAGGATGCAATGGTTTACAGATGCTAAATATGGTATGTTCATTCATTTTGGGTTGTACAGTCAATTAGGAGGTATATACAAAGGCAATGAAGAAGGGAGATATGCCGAATGGATACAAAGCAATCAAGATATTCCAGTAAATGAATATGCTAAATTAATTAAGACTTGGAACCCGAAAGACTTTAATGCCTCTAAAATTGTAAAATTGGCGAAAAAGGCAGGGATGAAATATTTGATAATTACCACAAAACACCATGAAGGTTTTAGTTTATGGGATTCTGAGTTCACCGATTTTGATATTGCGGAATCACCAATGAAAGGACGTGATTTTGTAAAGGAATTATCCGATGCTTGTAAAAAAGAAGGCATTCATTTTGGAACGTATTACAGTATTATCGATTGGCATCACCCTAGTCAGGTTGTTAAGATTGATGAAAAAACCAAAAAAAATAATTGGGGGCAAATTAGCATGAAATCAGACCGAAAAGCTGAATATGTTAATTATATGAAAAATCAAATTAAAGAGCTTATTGAGAATTACGACAGCGAAATTATTTGGTTTGATGCAGATTGGATTGACTGGTGGACTTTAGAAGATGGTAAAGATTTGTATCAATATATAAGAACCTTAAAACCTAGTATTATTATTAATAACAGAGTTGCTAAAAGAAAAATATTTAAAAAAGATTTTGGTACTCCAGAACAGTTTCACTTAGAAGATAAAGTAGATTATTACTGGGAAGCTTGTTATACCTTAAATGATTCTTGGGGATATAAAATTAAAGATACAGATTGGAAAACTCCAGAAGTAGTATATGCTAAATTAAAAGATATTAATGGTAAGGGCGGTAACTTGTTATTAAATATTGGTCCTGATGGTGATGGAAATGTGCCAAAAGAATCTGTAAATATTTTAGTAGAAGTCGGGAAAATGTTAAAAAAAGAAGCGAAGTAA
- a CDS encoding sulfatase, which translates to MAKHILNTTKLNNSYLVVLSVFMLCFSCKGEAKVEVDTPQKPNIVFIMSDDHAYQAISAYGHGLNNTPNIDRIAKEGAIFNKGFVNNSICAPSRAAMLTGKHSFKNGKVDNIRPFNWDQDNFAKALQKNGYETALVGKIHLDGLPQGFDYSNVLPGQGQYYSPDFIENGVKKTYPGYITHVTTDIALDWLDTKRKKDKPFLLMYHQKAPHRTWMPEEKYLTLMDSITFDPPANFFDDYEDRPAAAGQEMSIYKDMDLVYDLKMLDKEGELKTKYRSMFQKRYDRMTKEQKVAWDAYYDPIIADFKLRNLEGKDLAIWKYNRYMHDYLRTIQSVDDGVGQVLDYLKENGLEENTIVVYTSDQGFYLGEHGWFDKRFMYEESFRTPILMKYPKEIKAGTVIDELVQNIDFAPTFLDYAGAEIDESIQGESLRKLVNGEASEWRDAIYYTFYEYPAEHKVKRHYGVRTDRYKLIHFYYDIDKWELYDLEKDPTEMHNAYNDVEYTSVKEDMHKQLEKMRIKYGDSDALNEENLERYLSVKNIKN; encoded by the coding sequence ATGGCAAAACACATTCTAAATACAACAAAACTGAATAATTCCTACTTGGTAGTTTTATCGGTTTTCATGTTATGCTTTAGCTGTAAAGGTGAAGCTAAAGTTGAAGTTGATACTCCTCAGAAACCAAATATTGTTTTTATAATGAGTGATGACCATGCTTACCAAGCCATTAGCGCTTACGGTCATGGATTAAACAACACGCCGAATATTGATAGAATTGCTAAAGAAGGTGCTATTTTTAATAAAGGTTTTGTAAATAATTCAATTTGTGCACCAAGTAGAGCAGCAATGCTTACGGGTAAACATAGTTTTAAAAATGGTAAAGTTGATAATATTCGCCCTTTTAATTGGGATCAAGATAACTTCGCTAAAGCATTGCAAAAAAACGGATATGAAACAGCCTTAGTAGGCAAAATTCATTTAGATGGTTTACCACAAGGCTTCGATTATTCTAATGTGCTTCCTGGTCAAGGACAATACTACTCGCCAGATTTTATCGAGAATGGTGTTAAGAAAACATATCCAGGTTACATTACCCATGTAACTACAGATATCGCTTTAGATTGGTTAGATACTAAGCGTAAAAAAGACAAGCCATTTTTGTTAATGTATCATCAAAAAGCACCGCATAGAACATGGATGCCAGAAGAAAAGTACTTGACTTTAATGGATAGTATAACATTCGATCCGCCTGCAAATTTCTTTGATGATTATGAAGATAGACCTGCAGCAGCTGGACAAGAAATGAGCATCTATAAAGACATGGATTTGGTTTACGATTTAAAAATGCTTGATAAGGAAGGCGAACTTAAAACGAAATATAGAAGTATGTTTCAAAAGAGGTACGATAGAATGACCAAAGAGCAAAAAGTCGCTTGGGATGCTTATTACGACCCTATTATTGCCGATTTTAAATTAAGAAACTTAGAAGGTAAAGATTTAGCTATTTGGAAATATAACCGATACATGCACGACTACCTTAGAACAATACAATCTGTAGATGATGGTGTTGGTCAAGTTTTAGATTATTTAAAAGAAAACGGTTTAGAAGAAAATACAATTGTTGTGTATACCTCTGATCAAGGTTTCTATCTAGGTGAACACGGTTGGTTCGATAAGCGCTTTATGTATGAAGAGTCTTTTAGAACACCTATTTTAATGAAATACCCAAAAGAAATAAAAGCGGGTACAGTAATTGATGAGTTAGTACAAAATATTGATTTTGCACCAACATTTTTAGATTATGCAGGAGCAGAAATAGATGAATCAATTCAAGGCGAATCGTTAAGAAAATTAGTAAATGGAGAAGCAAGTGAATGGCGAGATGCTATTTACTACACCTTTTATGAGTATCCTGCGGAGCACAAAGTAAAGCGTCATTATGGAGTAAGAACAGATCGTTATAAGCTAATTCATTTTTATTATGATATTGATAAATGGGAACTGTATGATTTAGAAAAAGATCCAACAGAAATGCATAATGCTTATAACGATGTTGAATATACCTCTGTAAAAGAAGACATGCATAAGCAATTGGAAAAAATGAGAATAAAATATGGTGATAGCGATGCTTTAAATGAAGAAAATTTAGAACGCTATTTAAGCGTAAAAAACATAAAAAACTAA
- a CDS encoding sugar MFS transporter: protein MQSPKKSNLVPIVIIASLFFIFGFVTWINGALIPFMKTINELTDAQSYLVASASYISFVLMALPASYILNKIGYKKGMSLGLIIMGIGALLFIPAAEARTYWVFLTGIFIQGVGMTLLQTAANPYITILGPMESGAKRIAIMGIANKTAGALGSLIFGALLLSGIDEVKDKLGSVSLEEKNVLLDTMADSVFMPYLIMAIVLFVLGVLIRMAPLPDVEAEDSEDATEGKSTKTSIFQFPHLWLGVLALFVYVGAEVIAGDTIISYGISLGFTGEEAKYFTTYTLMAMVATYALGVFLIPKYVKQKTALIASAILGIVFSLCILFTTGFTSILFVAALGIANALVWPAIWPLTLEGLGKFTKTASALLIMAISGGAIIPPLYGRIVDANKNELILSGIDQVQATSSAATSSYWILIPCYALILFFAVWGHKIGKK from the coding sequence ATGCAATCACCAAAAAAAAGTAATCTAGTTCCAATCGTTATTATAGCGAGTTTGTTTTTCATTTTTGGATTCGTTACCTGGATCAACGGGGCGTTAATTCCTTTCATGAAAACCATAAACGAATTAACAGATGCGCAATCTTATTTAGTCGCTTCTGCATCATACATCTCTTTCGTTTTAATGGCATTACCAGCATCTTATATATTAAATAAGATAGGTTATAAAAAAGGTATGTCTTTGGGCTTAATTATTATGGGTATAGGTGCTTTACTTTTTATACCTGCAGCCGAAGCTAGAACTTATTGGGTGTTTTTAACAGGTATTTTTATTCAAGGTGTTGGTATGACGCTTTTACAAACAGCTGCCAACCCATACATCACAATTTTAGGTCCAATGGAAAGTGGTGCGAAACGTATTGCTATTATGGGAATAGCAAACAAAACCGCCGGAGCTTTAGGATCTTTAATTTTTGGTGCTTTACTACTATCGGGTATAGATGAAGTTAAGGATAAATTAGGAAGCGTTTCTTTAGAAGAGAAAAATGTACTTTTAGATACTATGGCCGATAGCGTATTTATGCCTTATTTAATTATGGCTATCGTTCTTTTTGTATTGGGTGTTTTAATTAGAATGGCTCCATTACCAGATGTTGAAGCAGAAGACTCAGAGGATGCAACAGAAGGTAAAAGCACTAAAACTAGTATCTTTCAATTCCCACATTTATGGTTAGGTGTTTTAGCCTTATTTGTATACGTAGGCGCAGAAGTAATTGCTGGAGATACTATTATATCTTACGGAATCTCTTTAGGTTTTACAGGAGAAGAAGCTAAGTATTTTACAACATACACCCTTATGGCCATGGTAGCAACTTATGCATTAGGTGTGTTTTTAATTCCAAAATACGTTAAACAAAAAACAGCTTTAATAGCAAGTGCAATACTTGGTATTGTATTTAGTTTATGTATTTTATTTACTACAGGTTTCACTTCTATTCTGTTTGTAGCCGCTTTAGGTATCGCAAATGCCTTAGTTTGGCCAGCTATTTGGCCTTTAACATTGGAAGGTTTAGGGAAATTTACCAAAACCGCTTCTGCCCTATTAATTATGGCTATTTCTGGTGGTGCAATTATTCCACCATTATACGGTAGAATTGTAGATGCTAATAAGAACGAACTCATATTAAGTGGTATAGATCAAGTACAAGCAACTTCAAGCGCTGCAACAAGTAGTTATTGGATCTTAATTCCTTGCTACGCTCTTATTTTGTTCTTTGCTGTATGGGGACATAAAATTGGAAAGAAATAA
- a CDS encoding PNGase F N-terminal domain-containing protein, producing MKIRFIALCIFLISSSQSFSQEQLEKIIFEDQQVNYGKPTVDNPDIIRLQGGRVILKKVTVPKFKKGTDVHIKLSLRSNGDKWDKSGSCFVITNPDDISFLNLAEGKTKFPKESYTNEKHGGVKATEDYKPVVELLRFMTPFGVGHYSTDEVKHRKPVYVPHWEKEVVWNQDISELESIVSDTFYVGVWIDAWSKVGYKVDLSLIYSGRPKQQREVLPLVNAVNYVKGQALPDFFANRSLEHTFVLDKNIKNAKLHYITTGHGGHSGGDEFIKIKNTVLVNGKTVIDTIPWRDDCASFRRFNPTSGVWLRKDSTYYRDRKTKTYKIKEIEERLASSDLSRSNWCPGSKVEPFVAELGDLKSGEQSLTITIPATAAGKDKSNHWLVSAYITYDK from the coding sequence ATGAAAATCAGATTCATAGCCCTATGTATTTTTTTAATTAGTAGTTCACAGTCTTTTTCACAAGAGCAACTAGAAAAAATAATATTCGAAGATCAACAAGTTAATTACGGAAAACCAACGGTGGATAATCCGGATATTATAAGACTGCAAGGTGGCCGTGTGATTTTAAAGAAAGTCACTGTTCCGAAGTTTAAAAAAGGTACCGATGTCCATATTAAACTATCATTGCGTTCTAATGGTGATAAATGGGATAAATCAGGTTCTTGCTTCGTAATTACAAATCCTGATGATATTTCATTTTTAAATTTAGCAGAAGGCAAAACTAAATTTCCGAAGGAATCTTATACCAACGAAAAACACGGCGGTGTAAAAGCGACTGAAGATTACAAACCTGTAGTTGAATTATTACGCTTTATGACGCCATTTGGAGTTGGCCATTATAGTACCGATGAAGTAAAACACAGAAAACCTGTTTATGTGCCACATTGGGAAAAAGAAGTGGTTTGGAATCAAGACATATCAGAGCTTGAAAGTATTGTTAGCGATACTTTCTATGTAGGTGTTTGGATTGATGCATGGAGTAAAGTTGGATATAAAGTAGATTTAAGCCTAATCTATTCTGGCAGACCAAAACAACAACGTGAAGTATTACCTTTAGTGAATGCGGTAAACTATGTAAAAGGACAGGCTTTACCAGATTTTTTTGCTAACCGATCTTTAGAGCATACTTTTGTTTTAGATAAAAACATTAAAAATGCTAAACTACATTATATTACCACAGGTCACGGTGGACATAGTGGTGGTGATGAGTTCATTAAAATAAAAAACACCGTTTTAGTTAACGGTAAAACAGTAATAGATACTATCCCGTGGAGAGACGATTGCGCATCTTTTAGACGTTTTAACCCAACTTCTGGAGTTTGGTTACGTAAAGACTCTACTTATTACAGAGATAGAAAAACAAAAACATATAAGATTAAGGAAATTGAAGAGCGTTTAGCGTCTTCAGATCTTTCTCGCTCAAATTGGTGTCCTGGTTCTAAGGTAGAACCTTTTGTTGCAGAACTAGGTGACCTAAAATCTGGCGAGCAATCTTTAACTATTACAATACCAGCTACAGCAGCCGGAAAAGATAAATCTAACCATTGGTTAGTGTCTGCTTATATCACCTACGACAAATAA